A window from Streptomyces sp. NBC_00271 encodes these proteins:
- a CDS encoding DoxX family protein produces MQSLLAVAFAASGVLKTTKSREQLSPQLPWVSDVSAAAVRLIGLAEFTAALGLILPAALNIATVLTPLAATGLTAIMILAMGIHDACRKEPSSIAFNAILLIPAAIVMWGCFGPHAF; encoded by the coding sequence GTGCAGAGCCTGCTGGCCGTGGCCTTCGCGGCCTCCGGCGTCCTCAAGACCACCAAGTCCCGTGAGCAGCTCAGCCCACAGCTGCCATGGGTGAGCGATGTCTCGGCTGCGGCGGTGCGCCTGATCGGCCTGGCCGAGTTCACCGCAGCCCTCGGGCTGATCCTCCCGGCCGCCCTCAACATCGCCACCGTACTCACGCCCCTGGCTGCCACGGGGCTTACGGCCATCATGATCCTGGCCATGGGCATCCATGATGCCTGCCGCAAGGAGCCCTCGAGCATCGCGTTCAACGCGATCCTGCTCATCCCCGCCGCCATCGTCATGTGGGGCTGCTTCGGACCCCACGCCTTCTGA
- a CDS encoding winged helix-turn-helix transcriptional regulator — protein sequence MNRPTHRAGDSAARHDAETRTQVDEGITRVFQLLGKRWTGPIVSVLITGPTYFADLRRAIPGISERMLSNRLTELAATELVVREVDNGPPLRVSYQLTEAGAALEPALKELAQWAKTHLPEPSRPIGC from the coding sequence ATGAATCGGCCGACGCACCGGGCCGGCGACAGCGCAGCCCGTCACGATGCGGAGACCCGTACACAGGTCGACGAGGGCATCACACGCGTCTTCCAACTCCTCGGAAAGCGCTGGACCGGCCCCATCGTGTCCGTGCTGATCACGGGACCGACGTACTTCGCCGACCTGCGCCGGGCGATCCCCGGAATCAGCGAGCGCATGCTCTCCAACCGCCTGACCGAGCTTGCCGCCACGGAACTTGTCGTGCGCGAGGTGGACAACGGGCCGCCACTGCGGGTGTCCTACCAACTAACGGAAGCGGGCGCGGCATTGGAGCCTGCGCTCAAAGAGCTCGCACAGTGGGCGAAGACCCATCTGCCGGAGCCGAGTCGGCCGATCGGCTGCTGA
- a CDS encoding amidohydrolase family protein yields the protein MPVVDAWMQHPTLRHSNHEMFESLRRWTGMGLLEEPLPVKVTVAALAAADVEIGLSAAWYGPQGPLIGNDEVAEFVARSEGRLRGVAGVDLTQPVAAVRELRRAVQELGFVALRIVPWLWQLPPTDRLYYPLYTACVELGIPFCTQVGHTGPLRPSETGRPIPYIDQVALDFPELTIVCGHIGYPWTTEMISVADKHANVHIDTSAYTARRYPTELVDYLRGRGRRKVLFGSNYPMITPSQALEHLPDLRLDAETTELFLSGNARRVFRLGDHS from the coding sequence ATGCCGGTCGTCGACGCGTGGATGCAGCACCCCACACTGCGCCACTCCAACCACGAGATGTTCGAGTCGCTGCGCCGCTGGACCGGCATGGGGCTGCTGGAGGAGCCGCTTCCGGTGAAGGTCACGGTGGCGGCGCTCGCGGCTGCCGACGTGGAGATCGGGCTGTCCGCGGCCTGGTACGGGCCGCAGGGGCCTCTCATCGGCAACGACGAGGTCGCCGAGTTCGTCGCCCGGTCCGAAGGGCGGCTGCGCGGGGTCGCGGGCGTGGACCTGACCCAGCCCGTCGCGGCCGTGCGGGAGCTGCGGCGGGCCGTCCAGGAGCTGGGCTTCGTGGCCCTCAGGATCGTGCCGTGGCTGTGGCAGCTGCCGCCCACCGACCGGCTCTACTACCCGCTGTACACCGCATGCGTCGAGCTCGGCATCCCGTTCTGCACCCAGGTCGGACACACCGGGCCGCTACGCCCCTCCGAGACGGGCCGGCCGATCCCGTACATCGACCAGGTCGCGCTGGACTTCCCCGAACTGACCATCGTCTGCGGGCACATCGGCTACCCGTGGACCACGGAGATGATCTCGGTGGCCGACAAACACGCCAACGTCCACATCGACACCAGCGCCTACACCGCCCGCCGCTACCCGACCGAACTGGTCGACTATCTGCGCGGCCGAGGACGGCGCAAGGTCCTCTTCGGCTCCAACTACCCCATGATCACGCCGAGTCAGGCCCTGGAACACCTTCCTGACCTGCGCCTCGACGCAGAGACCACCGAGTTGTTCCTGTCGGGCAACGCCCGCCGCGTCTTCCGCCTCGGGGATCATTCGTAG
- a CDS encoding ATP-binding protein: MSGRPMPCDMGELSTLFLFEKLDADQLGRLCREGRVEEFDPGPVYLEGDPATCFFVLLEGTLVMSRRVGGDDVETTRSSQRGVYAGATQAYVSGPDQANYRGSLRVTVPSRFFILPAETFSSIMRDWFPMAVHLLEGLFYGTQNAQRTIGQRERLLALGSLSAGLTHELNNPAAAAVRATSALRERVAKMRQKLGVIAAGPYKRHTLEILVEIQERTAERVAKATPLSPLEASDREDALADWLDDHDIAGGWQLAPTFVQAGLDTDWLDQVAAAVDEETLQGAVHWLNYTVETELLMNEIEDSTTRITHLVDAAKQYSQLDRAPYQVVDVHDLLDSTLMMLSGKIGSGVKVVKDFDRTLPKIPAYPGELNQVWTNLIDNAVSAMDGEGTLTVRTALDHDQLLVEFRDSGPGVPPEIRDRIFDPFFTTKPVGEGTGLGLDISFRIVVNKHHGSIHVQSVPGDTRFQVRLPLTVADTETPEESS, from the coding sequence ATGAGCGGGCGGCCGATGCCGTGCGACATGGGGGAACTGAGCACGCTGTTCCTGTTCGAGAAGCTGGACGCGGACCAGCTGGGCCGGCTGTGCCGGGAAGGCCGGGTGGAGGAGTTCGACCCGGGTCCCGTCTACCTTGAGGGCGATCCGGCCACCTGCTTCTTCGTGCTCCTCGAAGGCACCCTGGTGATGTCGCGCCGGGTCGGGGGCGACGACGTGGAGACCACCCGCAGCTCCCAGCGCGGGGTGTACGCGGGGGCCACCCAGGCCTATGTGAGCGGGCCGGACCAGGCGAACTACCGGGGCTCCCTCCGTGTCACCGTGCCCTCCCGGTTCTTCATCCTGCCCGCCGAGACCTTCTCCTCGATCATGCGGGACTGGTTCCCCATGGCCGTACACCTGCTGGAAGGGCTCTTCTACGGCACCCAGAACGCCCAGCGGACCATCGGGCAGCGCGAACGACTGCTGGCGCTCGGTTCGCTGTCGGCCGGGCTGACGCACGAGCTCAACAATCCGGCCGCGGCGGCGGTCCGGGCCACCTCGGCGCTGCGGGAGCGGGTCGCGAAGATGCGGCAGAAGCTCGGCGTAATCGCCGCGGGCCCCTACAAGCGCCACACTCTGGAAATCCTGGTCGAGATCCAGGAGCGCACCGCCGAGCGGGTCGCCAAGGCCACGCCGCTGAGCCCGCTGGAGGCCTCCGACCGGGAGGACGCGCTCGCCGACTGGCTGGACGACCACGACATCGCGGGTGGCTGGCAGCTCGCGCCGACGTTCGTACAGGCGGGGCTCGACACGGACTGGCTGGACCAGGTCGCGGCGGCCGTGGACGAGGAGACGCTCCAGGGAGCGGTCCACTGGCTGAACTACACCGTGGAGACCGAGCTCCTCATGAACGAGATCGAGGACTCCACGACCCGTATCACGCACCTCGTGGACGCGGCCAAGCAGTACTCGCAGCTCGACCGCGCGCCCTATCAGGTCGTCGACGTCCACGACCTCCTGGACAGCACGCTGATGATGCTCTCCGGGAAGATCGGCTCCGGCGTCAAGGTCGTCAAGGACTTCGACCGTACGCTGCCGAAGATCCCCGCGTATCCGGGCGAGTTGAACCAGGTATGGACGAACCTCATCGACAACGCCGTCTCGGCGATGGACGGCGAGGGGACCCTGACCGTGCGCACCGCACTCGACCACGACCAGCTGCTCGTCGAGTTCCGCGACAGCGGTCCCGGGGTACCGCCCGAGATCCGCGACCGCATCTTCGACCCGTTCTTCACCACCAAGCCGGTCGGTGAGGGGACGGGGCTCGGTCTGGACATCTCGTTTCGGATTGTCGTCAACAAGCACCACGGGAGTATTCACGTGCAGTCCGTCCCGGGCGACACCCGCTTCCAGGTACGCCTTCCCCTGACCGTCGCGGACACCGAAACACCCGAGGAGTCTTCATGA
- a CDS encoding allene oxide cyclase barrel-like domain-containing protein codes for MRAACLGTATALVTLLACAPVAAAAATDTDSAHAKSGDRVITLIGRLAQQTRFPVNPGGAPAQGDRTVFRSILFDQYGNQVGDTDGTCTTTRVDNSGAEECVVTYNLPGGQLSVQGMVFGILNPGPPPSFDNGITGGTGEFDRARGSVHADTIAPGTRRFTIDLDR; via the coding sequence ATGAGAGCAGCCTGTCTCGGCACGGCCACTGCGCTGGTTACCCTTCTCGCCTGCGCCCCTGTCGCGGCCGCCGCCGCGACGGACACCGATTCCGCCCACGCCAAGAGCGGAGACCGGGTCATCACACTCATCGGCCGGCTCGCGCAGCAGACGCGCTTCCCCGTCAACCCCGGCGGCGCCCCCGCCCAGGGCGATCGGACCGTCTTCCGCTCGATCCTCTTCGACCAGTACGGCAACCAGGTCGGCGACACCGACGGTACCTGCACCACCACCCGGGTCGACAACAGCGGAGCGGAGGAGTGCGTCGTGACCTACAACCTCCCGGGCGGCCAGCTCTCCGTGCAGGGAATGGTCTTCGGCATTCTCAACCCGGGCCCTCCCCCTTCGTTCGACAACGGGATCACCGGCGGCACCGGAGAATTCGACCGGGCTCGCGGCTCGGTCCACGCCGACACGATCGCTCCGGGCACGAGGCGCTTCACGATCGACCTCGACCGCTGA
- a CDS encoding pyridoxamine 5'-phosphate oxidase family protein, whose protein sequence is MPTRAQTQEPHTDLDARYSSPGATATPWAEAVSRLEEAEIFWLSTVRPDGRPHVTPLMSVWLNGALHFATGARERKGLNLAANPHVVLTTGTNAYGEGLDLVVEGDAVRISDEKRLAELAAAWEAKYGPEWHFEVRSGAFDSATAAAAPPSTEEAGDAGLALVFEVAPHTVFGFGRGRSFSQTCYRFTR, encoded by the coding sequence ATGCCGACACGGGCACAGACGCAGGAACCGCACACCGATCTGGACGCGCGCTACAGCTCCCCCGGGGCCACCGCCACTCCCTGGGCCGAGGCCGTCTCCCGCCTGGAGGAGGCCGAGATCTTCTGGCTGTCGACGGTACGTCCGGACGGCCGACCCCACGTGACCCCACTGATGTCGGTGTGGCTGAACGGGGCGCTCCACTTCGCCACCGGCGCGCGGGAGCGCAAGGGGCTGAACCTCGCCGCCAACCCGCACGTCGTTCTCACCACCGGCACCAACGCCTACGGCGAGGGTCTCGACCTGGTGGTCGAGGGCGACGCGGTCCGGATCAGCGACGAGAAGCGGCTGGCCGAGCTGGCGGCGGCGTGGGAGGCGAAGTACGGCCCGGAGTGGCACTTCGAGGTGCGCAGCGGGGCCTTCGACTCCGCCACGGCGGCTGCGGCGCCGCCGTCGACGGAGGAAGCCGGGGACGCGGGCCTCGCCCTGGTCTTCGAGGTGGCGCCCCACACCGTCTTCGGGTTCGGCAGGGGCAGGAGTTTCAGCCAGACCTGTTATCGCTTCACCCGCTGA
- a CDS encoding N-formylglutamate amidohydrolase has translation MNQTPDRDETSFELLPGAPDSPVILHVPHSSRCIPAPVRAGIALDDTALERELDHITDAHTAELAAAAARAAEVTPWRFVNRLSRLVVDPERFPDEREEMLSVGMGAVYTRTTRRTPLRAADVDPRPLIERYFHPYAAAMTAAVADRLAVAGRAVIVDVHSYPTARLPYELHGDGPRPQVCLGTDSFHTPPELVALAEKAFAGLSGVGIDSPFSGAYVPLRFYEREPRVTALMVEIRRDTYMTEPGGPTGPGFPRLTSALTALVDAMVSG, from the coding sequence GTGAACCAGACTCCTGACCGCGACGAGACGTCCTTCGAGCTCCTGCCCGGTGCCCCCGACTCTCCCGTCATCCTGCACGTCCCGCACTCCTCTCGGTGCATTCCGGCGCCGGTGCGCGCCGGCATCGCGCTCGACGACACCGCGCTGGAGCGGGAGTTGGACCACATCACGGACGCGCACACCGCGGAGCTGGCCGCGGCCGCGGCGCGGGCGGCCGAGGTCACCCCATGGCGGTTCGTGAACCGGCTGTCCCGGCTGGTGGTCGATCCCGAGCGCTTTCCCGACGAACGGGAGGAGATGCTGTCCGTCGGAATGGGCGCGGTCTACACAAGGACGACCCGGCGCACACCGCTGCGGGCCGCCGACGTCGACCCACGGCCACTGATCGAGCGCTACTTCCACCCGTACGCGGCGGCCATGACCGCCGCGGTGGCCGACCGGCTCGCCGTCGCCGGGCGGGCGGTGATCGTCGACGTCCACTCGTATCCGACGGCCCGGCTGCCGTACGAGCTGCACGGCGACGGTCCGCGACCGCAGGTCTGTCTGGGAACCGACTCCTTTCACACGCCGCCCGAGCTGGTCGCCCTCGCGGAGAAGGCGTTCGCGGGCCTGAGCGGTGTCGGGATCGACAGCCCGTTCTCCGGTGCGTACGTCCCGCTGCGCTTCTACGAGAGGGAGCCGCGGGTCACCGCCCTGATGGTGGAGATCCGGCGGGACACGTACATGACCGAACCGGGAGGCCCCACAGGCCCCGGGTTCCCACGACTCACCTCCGCGCTGACGGCTCTCGTCGATGCCATGGTCAGCGGGTGA
- a CDS encoding VOC family protein, with amino-acid sequence MSALEPLDLAAIEAERTRIRDTHLASDRPASSARGVHHVALLSADVERTVRFYQGILEFPLTEVIENRDYKGSTHFFFDVGNGNLLAFFDFPGLDLGPYAEVLGGLHHLAISVDPTTWQRLRERLDAAGVDYEEESGTSLYFRDPDGARVELLAEPLGEMYGHSVR; translated from the coding sequence ATGAGCGCACTGGAGCCCCTGGACCTCGCGGCGATCGAGGCGGAGCGCACGCGCATCCGCGACACGCATCTGGCCTCCGACCGGCCGGCGAGTTCCGCACGCGGAGTGCACCACGTGGCGCTGCTCTCCGCCGACGTCGAGCGGACCGTCCGCTTCTACCAGGGCATCCTGGAGTTCCCGCTCACCGAGGTGATCGAGAACCGCGACTACAAGGGTTCCACCCACTTCTTCTTCGACGTCGGCAACGGCAACCTGCTGGCCTTCTTCGACTTCCCCGGCCTCGACCTCGGCCCCTACGCCGAGGTGCTCGGTGGACTGCACCACCTGGCCATCTCCGTCGACCCCACCACCTGGCAGCGGCTGCGCGAACGGCTCGACGCCGCCGGGGTCGACTACGAGGAGGAGAGCGGCACTTCGCTCTACTTCCGCGACCCCGACGGCGCCCGCGTCGAACTCCTCGCCGAGCCCTTGGGCGAGATGTACGGCCACTCCGTGCGCTGA
- a CDS encoding FAD-dependent oxidoreductase, producing the protein MAQAAATARTVILTVDDDPGVSRAVARDLRRRYGESHRIVRAESGDAALDALKELKLRGDQVAVILADYRMPQMNGIEFLEQALDVYPGARRVLLTAYADTNAAIDAINVIDLDHYLLKPWDPPEEKLYPVLDDLLDAWRTSDYRPVPTCKVVGHRWSARSSDVREFLARNQVPYRWYSSDTPEGQRLLSAAGQDGERLPLVITPDGTPLIEPADPDLAARVGLATTPTSEFYDLVVIGGGPAGLGAAVYGASEGLRTVLVERSATGGQAGQSSRIENYLGFPDGVSGGQLTDRARRQAAKFGAEILTAREVTGLEVTGASRTIRFSDGSAISAHAVILATGVSYRQLQAPGLADLTGCGVFYGSALTEAAACQGHDVYIVGGANSAGQAAMYLSRGAKSVTLLVRGTSLSASMSHYLIQQIEEAPNITVRTCTVVDAAHGTDHLEQLTLRDVTSGHTELVDAQWMFVFIGAAPLTDWLEGTVLRDGRGFIPAGPDMTIDGQPPKGWELDRPPYHLETNIPGVFVAGDARAESAKRVASAVGEGAMAVMLVHRYLEQS; encoded by the coding sequence ATGGCACAGGCCGCCGCTACAGCGCGGACCGTCATTCTGACCGTGGATGACGATCCCGGGGTGTCGCGCGCCGTGGCGCGCGACCTCAGGCGCCGCTACGGCGAGTCGCACCGGATCGTGCGCGCGGAGTCCGGGGATGCCGCGCTGGACGCGCTCAAGGAGCTGAAGCTGCGGGGCGACCAGGTGGCGGTGATCCTCGCCGACTACCGGATGCCGCAGATGAACGGCATCGAGTTCCTGGAACAGGCGCTCGACGTGTACCCCGGCGCACGCAGGGTGCTGCTGACCGCGTACGCGGACACGAACGCGGCGATCGACGCGATCAACGTGATCGATCTGGACCACTACCTGCTCAAGCCGTGGGATCCGCCGGAGGAGAAGCTCTACCCGGTCCTCGACGATCTCCTGGACGCCTGGCGTACCAGCGACTACCGGCCCGTCCCGACCTGCAAGGTGGTCGGACACCGGTGGTCGGCGCGCTCCTCGGACGTACGGGAGTTCCTGGCCCGCAACCAGGTGCCGTACCGCTGGTACTCGTCCGACACGCCGGAGGGGCAGCGGCTGCTGTCCGCGGCCGGTCAGGACGGGGAGCGGCTGCCGCTGGTGATCACACCGGACGGTACGCCACTGATCGAGCCCGCCGACCCGGATCTCGCGGCGCGGGTCGGGCTGGCCACGACGCCGACGTCGGAGTTCTACGACCTCGTCGTCATCGGCGGTGGTCCGGCCGGCCTCGGAGCGGCCGTGTACGGGGCGTCCGAGGGGCTGCGGACCGTGCTCGTGGAGCGGTCGGCGACCGGTGGGCAGGCCGGGCAGAGCTCACGTATCGAGAACTACCTCGGCTTCCCGGACGGGGTGTCCGGGGGCCAGCTCACCGACCGGGCGCGGCGGCAGGCGGCGAAGTTCGGCGCCGAGATCCTCACCGCGCGCGAGGTGACCGGCCTCGAGGTCACCGGAGCGTCCCGCACCATCCGGTTCTCGGACGGCTCGGCGATCTCCGCGCACGCGGTGATCCTGGCGACCGGTGTCTCGTACCGGCAGTTGCAGGCGCCCGGCCTGGCCGACCTCACCGGATGCGGCGTCTTCTACGGTTCGGCGCTGACCGAGGCGGCCGCCTGCCAGGGCCACGACGTGTACATCGTGGGCGGGGCGAACTCGGCCGGTCAGGCCGCCATGTACCTGTCGCGCGGCGCGAAGTCGGTCACCCTCCTCGTACGGGGAACGTCGTTGTCCGCCTCGATGTCGCACTATCTGATCCAGCAGATCGAGGAGGCGCCCAACATCACGGTGCGCACCTGCACGGTCGTCGACGCGGCGCACGGCACGGACCATCTGGAGCAGCTCACCCTGCGGGACGTGACGAGCGGGCACACCGAACTCGTCGACGCGCAGTGGATGTTCGTGTTCATCGGCGCGGCCCCGCTCACCGACTGGCTGGAGGGGACGGTGCTGCGGGACGGGCGCGGATTCATCCCGGCGGGTCCCGACATGACCATCGACGGGCAGCCGCCCAAGGGCTGGGAACTGGACCGGCCGCCGTACCACCTGGAGACCAATATTCCCGGCGTGTTCGTGGCCGGGGACGCGCGTGCCGAGTCCGCGAAGCGGGTCGCTTCCGCGGTCGGAGAGGGAGCCATGGCCGTCATGCTCGTCCACCGTTATCTGGAGCAGTCATGA
- a CDS encoding cyclic nucleotide-binding domain-containing protein: protein MPTALRLLPALSPDHRARLMSLAREVSFPADGKIFEAGGTADRFWVIRSGTVSLHQRVVGERRISVATLGPGDLLGWSWLFPPHHWDFGAEAFSPVRAYEFDAAEVRTLCDQDPALELSLTRTIAAILAHRLETTRAALIEHYARHGGGGVR, encoded by the coding sequence ATGCCCACTGCTCTCCGGCTGCTGCCCGCCCTCTCCCCCGACCACAGGGCACGGCTGATGTCCCTGGCCCGGGAGGTCTCCTTCCCGGCGGACGGAAAGATCTTCGAGGCAGGGGGAACCGCGGACCGTTTCTGGGTGATCCGCTCCGGAACGGTCTCCCTGCACCAGCGGGTCGTCGGGGAGCGACGCATCTCCGTCGCGACGCTGGGGCCCGGCGATCTGCTCGGCTGGTCGTGGCTGTTCCCGCCGCACCACTGGGACTTCGGCGCCGAGGCATTCAGTCCCGTACGCGCGTACGAGTTCGATGCCGCGGAGGTGCGCACGCTGTGCGACCAGGATCCGGCCCTGGAACTGTCGCTGACCCGGACCATCGCCGCGATCCTCGCGCACCGGCTGGAGACGACCCGGGCGGCCCTGATCGAGCACTACGCGCGCCACGGCGGTGGCGGCGTGCGCTGA
- a CDS encoding SDR family NAD(P)-dependent oxidoreductase, protein MTVTSIAIVGAGPQLGLAIARTFGSQGFDVALISRNRDKLDALVGTLTTEGITAAAFPADVLDRDALTQALKDAAAQFGGIDVLEYSPLAELDTSAMTTPAEADLVHVQHEIEFHLYGAMAATKAVLPAMREAGTGTLLFTTGAGSMNPQPPTANIDTATAALRNWAINLHKELADTGIQAAHIGLDVTIGASTFYGQPQAAADRLAPIYWHLHTTNRDQAERIFRG, encoded by the coding sequence ATGACTGTGACCAGCATCGCCATTGTCGGAGCCGGCCCCCAGTTGGGTCTGGCCATCGCCCGTACCTTCGGCTCTCAGGGTTTCGACGTCGCCCTGATCTCCCGCAACCGCGACAAGCTCGACGCCCTCGTCGGCACCCTCACCACCGAGGGCATCACCGCCGCCGCCTTCCCTGCGGACGTACTGGACCGCGACGCCCTCACCCAGGCGCTCAAGGACGCCGCCGCACAGTTCGGTGGGATCGACGTCCTGGAATACTCCCCGCTGGCCGAGCTCGACACCAGCGCGATGACCACCCCGGCCGAGGCCGATCTCGTGCACGTGCAGCACGAGATCGAGTTTCACCTCTACGGCGCCATGGCCGCCACCAAGGCGGTGCTGCCCGCGATGCGCGAGGCCGGCACCGGCACGCTGCTGTTCACCACTGGCGCGGGCTCCATGAACCCCCAACCACCGACCGCCAACATCGACACAGCCACGGCCGCACTGCGCAACTGGGCGATCAACCTGCACAAGGAGCTTGCCGACACCGGCATCCAGGCCGCCCACATCGGCCTCGACGTGACGATCGGCGCCTCCACCTTCTACGGTCAGCCGCAGGCCGCGGCCGACCGACTCGCTCCTATCTACTGGCACTTGCACACCACCAACCGGGACCAGGCCGAGCGAATATTCAGAGGCTGA
- a CDS encoding UBP-type zinc finger domain-containing protein — protein sequence MSLPAGIDPSVPPSGPGCGDCDAAGGWWFHLRRCAQCGHIGCCDDSPAKHATAHAKSTGHPIIRSFEPGEAWFWNFDTSELYETGPDLAPPLSHPEDQPTPGPAGRVPANWMSALG from the coding sequence ATGAGCCTGCCCGCCGGAATCGATCCGAGTGTCCCGCCGAGCGGTCCGGGGTGCGGGGACTGCGACGCCGCCGGCGGCTGGTGGTTCCATCTGCGCCGCTGTGCGCAGTGCGGCCACATCGGCTGTTGCGACGACTCGCCCGCCAAGCACGCCACGGCGCACGCGAAGAGCACCGGCCATCCCATCATCCGCAGCTTCGAACCCGGCGAGGCCTGGTTCTGGAACTTCGACACGTCCGAGCTGTACGAGACCGGCCCGGACCTCGCTCCCCCGCTGAGCCACCCCGAGGACCAGCCGACACCGGGTCCCGCGGGGCGGGTGCCGGCGAACTGGATGAGCGCGCTGGGCTGA
- a CDS encoding DUF4032 domain-containing protein → MALQISATNPEHPALLLELPWQLPLEEWPEHYLVPLPRGISRHVVRYARAGTEVVAVKELAERPALREYELLRSLDRLSIPAVDPLAVVTGRTDGEAGPLEPVLITRHLGGSMPYRSMFETTMRPATMHRLMDALAVLLVRLHLAGFAWGDCSLSNTLFRRDAGAYAAYLVDAETGELHPQLSSGQREYDLDLARVNISGELLDLEAAGALHPSVDPIEFGMEICARYQSLWDELTRTSVYPAGKHHYIDRRIRRLNDLGFDVAEMQIAHSSNGDTVTFVPKVVDAGHHQRQLLRLTGLDAEENQARRLLNDLESWMATQDDYTPGDPLTARPEVLAHRWVRDVFRPTVRAVPLDLRGSMDPAEIYHELLEHRWYLSEQAQHDIGLDTAVEDYVTNILPKMRESLLSQAEAPTEPA, encoded by the coding sequence ATGGCTTTGCAGATCAGCGCCACCAACCCGGAGCACCCCGCGCTCCTGCTCGAACTGCCCTGGCAACTGCCCCTGGAAGAGTGGCCGGAGCACTACCTGGTCCCGCTCCCCCGCGGCATCTCGCGGCACGTGGTGCGCTACGCGCGCGCCGGGACCGAGGTCGTGGCCGTCAAGGAGCTGGCCGAGCGGCCCGCCCTGCGCGAGTACGAACTGTTGCGCAGCCTGGACCGGCTCTCCATTCCCGCCGTGGACCCGCTCGCCGTGGTCACCGGGCGCACCGACGGCGAGGCCGGCCCCCTGGAGCCCGTCCTCATCACCCGGCACCTGGGCGGCTCGATGCCGTACCGGTCGATGTTCGAGACGACCATGCGGCCCGCCACCATGCACCGCCTGATGGACGCGCTGGCGGTGCTGCTGGTGCGGCTGCATCTGGCGGGGTTCGCGTGGGGTGACTGCTCGCTGTCGAACACGCTGTTCCGGCGCGACGCCGGAGCGTACGCGGCCTATCTCGTGGACGCCGAGACCGGGGAGCTGCACCCGCAACTGAGCAGCGGGCAACGGGAGTACGACCTCGATCTCGCCCGCGTCAACATCAGTGGGGAGCTGCTGGACCTGGAGGCGGCGGGGGCCCTGCACCCCTCCGTCGACCCGATCGAGTTCGGCATGGAGATCTGCGCGCGCTACCAGAGCCTGTGGGACGAGCTGACCCGCACGTCCGTCTACCCGGCGGGCAAGCACCACTACATCGACCGGCGGATCCGCCGCCTGAACGACCTCGGTTTCGACGTCGCCGAGATGCAGATCGCGCATTCCTCGAACGGGGACACGGTGACCTTCGTGCCCAAGGTCGTCGACGCGGGCCACCACCAGCGCCAGCTGCTGCGGCTGACCGGGCTCGACGCCGAGGAGAACCAGGCGCGGCGGCTCCTGAACGACCTGGAGAGCTGGATGGCCACCCAGGACGACTACACGCCCGGTGACCCCCTGACCGCCCGCCCGGAAGTCCTCGCCCACCGCTGGGTGCGGGACGTGTTCCGGCCGACCGTCCGGGCGGTGCCGCTGGACCTGCGCGGCTCCATGGACCCGGCCGAGATCTACCACGAGCTCCTCGAACACCGCTGGTACCTGTCCGAGCAGGCGCAGCACGACATCGGCCTGGACACCGCCGTGGAGGACTACGTCACCAACATCCTCCCCAAGATGCGGGAGTCCCTGCTGTCACAGGCCGAGGCCCCCACAGAGCCCGCGTGA
- a CDS encoding VOC family protein, producing MGSTVTNIAIDCANAYQLARFWSDVTGQPLDPEDEPGDDETEIMLPGGPALHFNEVPEPKSAKNRLHLCLRPDTSRDAEVERLLSLGASLVADRRKPDGWGWVVLADPEGNEFCILLAESERATLS from the coding sequence ATGGGCTCAACGGTGACGAACATAGCGATCGACTGTGCGAACGCCTACCAACTGGCGCGGTTCTGGAGCGATGTGACCGGACAACCGCTGGATCCCGAGGACGAACCGGGTGACGACGAGACCGAGATCATGCTGCCCGGCGGCCCGGCCTTGCACTTCAACGAGGTTCCGGAGCCGAAGTCGGCCAAGAACAGGCTCCATCTGTGCCTGCGCCCCGACACCTCGCGGGACGCAGAGGTTGAGCGGCTGCTGAGCCTGGGCGCCTCCCTGGTCGCCGATCGCCGCAAACCCGACGGCTGGGGCTGGGTTGTTCTCGCCGACCCCGAGGGCAACGAGTTCTGCATATTGCTGGCCGAATCCGAGCGCGCCACATTGTCCTAG